The DNA region TTCCCTTTTCCGCGATTCGAAAGGGAAGGTAGTCGTCGAAACGTTCAGAAGTTTGCTTCTCGGAGCATTAAGTGCGACAAATCTATAGTATTTGAAAAACTTCAATTCATTGATATTAAAGGGTTTGATGTTGATCTCTCGAATGAAGATGTATAGAGTTTTGGGATGACAGATCCTGACCGGCTCGATCTGGCTCTCAAAATCTTACGCATCTCACGGGGCATGAGTCAGAAGGATCTGGCCGAGGCCTCGGGGATTCGCAACAACGCCATTTCGAAGTACGAAAGCGGCAAGGCGATTCCCCGGCTGGACACCCTGATGCGGCTGACCGGAGGATTGTCGCTGCCGCTCGATGTGGTGGAGCAGGCGAAGGCCTTTGTCGAGCAGGTCAATGCTCAAGCCGGCACCGCCGACGGCGGAGGGTTGAACTCCGATCTGGAGGGGTCGTCGGAGGGCGACGCTCTGGCCTTGCGGCGGGAGATTGAACGACTTTCTCAGGATGCCGGCCGGGTGATGACGCGCTATTCGGCTCTCGTCCTCG from Acidobacteriota bacterium includes:
- a CDS encoding helix-turn-helix transcriptional regulator, with the protein product MTDPDRLDLALKILRISRGMSQKDLAEASGIRNNAISKYESGKAIPRLDTLMRLTGGLSLPLDVVEQAKAFVEQVNAQAGTADGGGLNSDLEGSSEGDALALRREIERLSQDAGRVMTRYSALVLDLLSRLGSPPEPPPSQT